In Candidatus Ancaeobacter aquaticus, a single genomic region encodes these proteins:
- a CDS encoding cofactor-independent phosphoglycerate mutase — MKYVVIVGDGMADFPISELNNKTPLEIARTPHFDTIAKIGCGGLARNVPKGMDPASDVANLSILGYDPKECYSGRGPLEAIDMGIELQPNQVAFRCNFVTISDGMMADYSAGHISNEEGTVLIDLLNKELGADSVQFYQGMNYRNIVVIDEAKLEDGSGTLHCVPPHDITGKPINANIPRGKGSEFLIGLMEKAANILGTCEINKVRIDHGENPANMIWLWGYGKTPQMVSFQERFGVRGAVISAVKLLKGIGKALKMDVIDVPGATGYYDTNYKGKAEHCLKALSEGCDYVFVHIEAPDEAGHNGDLTQKVLAIENIDEHVVKVIMEGIAKYDQYRVLLLPDHYTPLSVKTHIPDPVPFVMCGSDINADDMQIMSENEAQKGSCGVVEGHALMDMLIQK, encoded by the coding sequence ATGAAATACGTTGTAATTGTTGGCGATGGAATGGCAGATTTTCCGATTTCCGAACTGAACAATAAAACCCCGCTTGAAATTGCACGTACTCCGCATTTTGACACTATTGCCAAAATAGGTTGTGGCGGCTTAGCGAGAAATGTACCCAAAGGTATGGATCCTGCTAGCGATGTGGCAAATCTTTCAATACTTGGGTATGACCCGAAAGAATGTTATTCAGGTCGCGGACCGTTAGAGGCTATTGATATGGGGATAGAGCTTCAGCCTAATCAGGTCGCGTTTCGATGTAATTTTGTTACGATATCAGATGGAATGATGGCTGATTATAGTGCTGGACATATATCTAATGAAGAAGGTACGGTATTAATAGATCTCCTTAATAAAGAGCTTGGGGCCGATAGTGTTCAGTTCTATCAAGGGATGAATTATCGAAACATTGTAGTTATAGATGAAGCCAAACTTGAAGATGGGTCGGGGACACTTCACTGTGTGCCGCCTCATGACATAACGGGTAAACCCATTAATGCAAATATCCCGAGAGGAAAAGGGTCCGAGTTTTTGATCGGTTTAATGGAAAAGGCGGCTAATATTCTCGGAACATGCGAAATAAACAAAGTAAGAATTGATCATGGTGAAAATCCAGCGAATATGATTTGGTTGTGGGGATACGGAAAAACACCTCAAATGGTGAGTTTCCAAGAACGTTTTGGTGTGCGGGGTGCAGTCATATCCGCGGTGAAGTTATTGAAGGGTATTGGCAAAGCGCTGAAAATGGATGTTATTGATGTCCCCGGGGCAACGGGATACTACGATACAAATTATAAAGGTAAAGCAGAACACTGTTTGAAGGCACTTTCTGAGGGCTGTGACTATGTGTTTGTGCATATTGAAGCACCCGATGAAGCGGGACACAATGGTGATCTCACACAAAAAGTACTTGCTATAGAAAATATTGATGAACACGTAGTTAAAGTAATTATGGAAGGTATTGCGAAATATGACCAGTATCGAGTGCTTCTTCTTCCTGATCATTACACACCGCTATCGGTAAAAACGCACATTCCTGATCCGGTACCGTTTGTAATGTGTGGCAGTGACATTAATGCGGATGATATGCAAATTATGAGTGAGAACGAAGCCCAGAAGGGTTCGTGCGGAGTTGTTGAGGGACATGCATTAATGGATATGTTGATTCAAAAGTAA
- a CDS encoding aspartate kinase has translation MLVVQKYGGTSVGSTDKIMNVARRIIKSKKSGNDVIVVVSAMSGQTDKLINMAHDITDDPREREMDMLVSTGEQVSMSLLAMCVHELGDEAISFTGSQVGIVTDSTHTKAKIRRVIGMDKVKAELKKGKIVIVAGFQGVDYKKNITTLGRGGSDTTAVALAAVLKADQCEIYTDVDGVYTTDPRLVKDARKLGVISYDEMLELASLGAKVMHSRSIEMAKKYGVVIHVRSSFNDNLGTLIKEEDALMENIMVRGVALNRNEAKLTILHVPDKPGIAARIFKIISENNINIDMIIQNVSERGFTDISFTVLKTDLRKTYKVLEVLVKKIGARGLSHDEDMVKLSVVGVGMRSHAGIAAAMFEALASKKVNIDMISTSEIKISCVIHRKDAEKAVKAIHDKFGLAKKKMLKEKMVAAKK, from the coding sequence ATGTTAGTTGTGCAAAAATATGGCGGGACATCAGTTGGAAGCACGGATAAAATTATGAATGTTGCTCGCCGGATAATCAAATCAAAGAAAAGTGGAAATGATGTTATTGTTGTTGTGTCTGCAATGAGTGGACAAACGGATAAACTTATAAACATGGCTCATGATATTACTGATGATCCCCGTGAACGTGAGATGGATATGCTTGTGTCAACGGGTGAACAGGTCTCAATGTCCCTTTTAGCTATGTGTGTACATGAGCTGGGTGACGAGGCGATTTCATTTACCGGTTCACAAGTCGGTATTGTTACAGACAGTACGCATACAAAAGCAAAGATACGTAGAGTTATCGGCATGGATAAAGTGAAAGCAGAGCTTAAGAAAGGGAAAATTGTTATTGTTGCCGGTTTTCAAGGTGTTGATTACAAAAAAAATATTACGACACTTGGGCGTGGTGGATCTGATACAACAGCCGTTGCGCTTGCCGCAGTACTAAAGGCAGATCAATGTGAAATATATACTGATGTAGACGGAGTGTATACCACTGACCCGCGTTTGGTGAAAGATGCTCGTAAGCTCGGCGTGATTTCTTATGACGAGATGTTGGAGCTTGCAAGCCTTGGTGCGAAAGTGATGCATTCACGATCAATTGAAATGGCAAAAAAATATGGTGTGGTGATACATGTTAGATCAAGTTTTAATGATAATTTGGGGACGTTAATTAAAGAGGAGGATGCTCTTATGGAAAATATAATGGTAAGAGGTGTTGCACTCAATAGAAATGAAGCAAAGCTAACCATTTTGCATGTGCCGGATAAACCGGGTATTGCGGCAAGAATATTCAAAATAATTTCAGAAAACAATATTAATATTGATATGATCATTCAGAATGTCAGTGAACGAGGGTTTACCGATATATCGTTTACTGTATTGAAGACTGATTTACGTAAAACATATAAAGTTCTGGAAGTACTCGTGAAAAAAATTGGTGCACGAGGATTGAGTCATGATGAGGACATGGTTAAACTATCAGTTGTGGGCGTTGGAATGAGAAGTCATGCCGGTATCGCGGCGGCTATGTTTGAAGCTCTCGCATCAAAAAAAGTTAATATTGATATGATCAGCACCTCAGAGATTAAAATATCATGTGTTATACACCGCAAAGACGCGGAAAAAGCGGTAAAGGCGATTCATGATAAGTTCGGGTTAGCGAAGAAAAAAATGCTAAAAGAAAAAATGGTTGCTGCAAAAAAATAG